A stretch of Verrucomicrobiota bacterium DNA encodes these proteins:
- a CDS encoding 30S ribosomal protein S20 — MPNTKSAERRVRNSARKRLRNRSVKTRLKTLEKKFLAAATSGDKAQAGEAFKNVASALGKASKGGVIHRGTASRKESRLASKLAKLK; from the coding sequence ATGCCGAATACAAAGTCCGCCGAACGCCGCGTCCGCAACAGCGCCCGAAAACGGCTCCGCAACAGGAGTGTCAAGACCCGCTTGAAAACGCTCGAGAAGAAGTTTTTGGCCGCCGCCACCTCGGGCGACAAGGCGCAGGCAGGCGAAGCCTTCAAGAACGTGGCTTCGGCATTGGGCAAAGCCTCCAAGGGTGGAGTGATTCACCGTGGGACGGCGAGCCGCAAAGAGTCCAGGCTCGCGTCCAAGTTGGCGAAGTTGAAGTAG
- the rplM gene encoding 50S ribosomal protein L13, which yields MKTYLPKIDVNQRCWHVVDAENAILGRLASKVADVLRGKNKPVYTPHLDAGDFVVVINADKVRVTGKKETQKEFMTYSGWKGGEKFKTVAQVRARQPERLIMHAVKGMLPKNRLGDRLLTKLKVYRGSTHPHQAQQPAAMTAGK from the coding sequence ATGAAAACGTACTTGCCGAAAATTGATGTGAACCAGCGTTGCTGGCACGTGGTGGATGCCGAGAACGCAATTCTCGGGCGATTGGCCAGCAAAGTAGCCGACGTCCTGCGTGGAAAAAACAAGCCGGTTTACACGCCGCACCTCGACGCCGGGGATTTCGTTGTCGTGATCAACGCGGACAAGGTCCGCGTGACCGGCAAGAAGGAAACGCAGAAAGAGTTCATGACTTATTCGGGCTGGAAAGGCGGCGAGAAGTTTAAGACCGTGGCTCAGGTCCGCGCCCGCCAGCCGGAACGATTGATCATGCACGCCGTCAAAGGCATGCTGCCCAAGAACCGTTTGGGCGACCGCCTCTTGACGAAGCTCAAAGTCTATCGCGGCTCGACTCACCCGCACCAAGCCCAGCAACCCGCCGCAATGACGGCCGGCAAGTAA
- a CDS encoding sugar phosphate isomerase/epimerase: protein MRLGINTFLFTSPFTNESTKLFPQFKKWGFDTVEIPVEDPSHIDPAHVKAELDKHGLVCGSVCACMGEDRDLRGTPEQQKTGLEYMMKLIDQMVVLDCPSLIGPVYSAVGRADAVPEKEYKQQWKTVVKHLKALVKYAGKKGRQVCLEPLNRFETDFINTCDQGLKMLADVGHPALKLHLDTFHMNIEEKNQAAAIKKAGKQLGHFHACGSDRGTPGNDHIDWKPIAAALKSIGYHGDVVIESFTTDVKVIARAAAIWRRIEPTRDEIAVKGIKFLKKTL, encoded by the coding sequence ATGAGACTCGGCATCAATACGTTCCTCTTCACCTCTCCTTTCACCAACGAAAGCACCAAGCTGTTCCCCCAATTCAAAAAGTGGGGCTTCGATACCGTCGAAATTCCGGTCGAGGATCCGAGCCATATCGATCCCGCCCACGTCAAAGCCGAACTGGACAAGCACGGCCTCGTCTGCGGCTCGGTGTGCGCGTGCATGGGTGAGGACCGCGACTTGCGAGGCACGCCCGAACAGCAGAAGACCGGCCTCGAATACATGATGAAGCTTATCGACCAAATGGTCGTGCTGGATTGCCCCTCCCTGATCGGACCCGTTTATTCCGCCGTGGGCCGCGCCGACGCGGTTCCCGAGAAGGAATACAAACAGCAATGGAAAACGGTCGTGAAGCACCTTAAAGCGCTGGTCAAGTACGCCGGCAAAAAGGGCCGCCAAGTCTGCCTCGAGCCCCTGAATCGCTTCGAAACGGATTTCATCAACACCTGCGATCAAGGCCTCAAAATGCTGGCCGATGTCGGGCATCCCGCCCTCAAGCTTCACCTCGACACGTTCCACATGAACATCGAAGAGAAGAACCAGGCCGCCGCCATCAAGAAAGCCGGCAAACAACTCGGCCACTTCCACGCCTGCGGCAGCGATCGCGGCACCCCGGGCAACGATCACATCGACTGGAAACCCATCGCCGCCGCCCTTAAGTCCATCGGCTACCACGGCGACGTGGTGATCGAATCCTTCACCACCGACGTCAAAGTGATCGCCCGCGCCGCCGCCATCTGGCGCCGCATCGAACCCACCCGCGACGAAATCGCCGTCAAAGGAATCAAATTCCTCAAGAAAACACTCTAA
- a CDS encoding DUF1501 domain-containing protein, with amino-acid sequence MKSRPAPLHCPGVSRRSFLSDTGMGFTGLALGAMLHRHGFLTASPAASPPPIPRAKSVIWIFLCGGVSHLESFDIKPALNTYSGKSIAETPYAKVLQTEGKDIIGGNPSHGNRKTIMPLQTGYRAYGQCGLEVGDWFKNIGECADDLAIVRSLWTIHNDHGAQLTWQTGRHPRELEHPTLGSWVAYGLGSLNQNLPEYVVLGTPTGDCCGGAFTYGASYLGPQHGGVRLGTDPKNPLPFLAPPPGSLSREEQFENLSLLGRLNQLSGIDYPDDPHLLARIKSYELAFQMQSSVPETLELPKESELIRRLYGMDQSETRSFGELCLVARRLVERGVRFIQIFHGGGGGGAWDAHSEIKSNHTKLSTEVDKPVAGLLKDLKQRGLLDDTLVVFGTEFGRSPGAEGSGRDHHPQGFCAWLAGGGVKGGVQHGVTDELGFHAVEDRHYVTDIHATVLHQLGLDSRHLELPGRKRLELDHGEVIRPILG; translated from the coding sequence ATGAAATCCCGCCCCGCCCCCCTTCACTGTCCCGGCGTCTCCCGCCGTTCGTTCCTCTCCGACACGGGCATGGGTTTCACCGGTCTCGCTCTCGGAGCCATGCTCCACCGGCACGGTTTTCTCACGGCCTCACCGGCGGCCTCTCCACCGCCGATCCCGCGAGCCAAGTCGGTGATCTGGATCTTTCTCTGTGGAGGCGTCAGCCACCTCGAAAGTTTCGACATCAAACCGGCGCTCAACACCTACTCCGGCAAGTCCATCGCCGAAACGCCTTACGCCAAGGTCCTCCAGACGGAGGGGAAAGACATCATCGGAGGCAACCCGAGCCACGGCAATCGGAAGACGATCATGCCGTTGCAAACAGGTTACCGCGCCTATGGCCAATGCGGTCTCGAAGTGGGTGATTGGTTCAAAAACATCGGCGAATGCGCCGACGATCTCGCCATCGTCCGCTCGCTGTGGACCATCCACAACGATCACGGAGCCCAACTGACCTGGCAGACCGGGCGCCACCCCCGCGAGCTCGAACATCCGACGCTCGGATCCTGGGTCGCCTACGGCCTGGGTTCGCTCAACCAAAACCTGCCTGAATACGTGGTGCTCGGCACGCCCACCGGCGATTGCTGTGGCGGCGCGTTCACCTACGGCGCTTCTTACCTCGGCCCCCAGCACGGCGGCGTCCGACTCGGCACGGACCCCAAGAATCCACTGCCCTTTCTCGCGCCGCCCCCAGGATCCCTTTCGCGCGAGGAACAGTTCGAAAACCTCTCCCTGCTTGGACGCCTCAATCAACTGTCTGGCATCGATTATCCCGACGACCCCCATCTGCTCGCTCGCATCAAATCCTACGAACTCGCTTTCCAAATGCAGTCCAGCGTTCCGGAAACGCTGGAGCTGCCGAAAGAATCGGAGCTCATTCGCCGCCTCTACGGCATGGACCAGTCAGAAACGCGATCTTTCGGAGAACTTTGCCTCGTGGCCCGCCGACTCGTCGAACGCGGCGTCCGCTTCATTCAAATCTTCCACGGTGGCGGGGGTGGAGGCGCGTGGGACGCCCACTCGGAAATCAAATCCAATCACACCAAACTTTCCACCGAAGTGGACAAGCCGGTGGCGGGTCTGCTCAAGGACCTGAAACAGCGCGGATTGCTCGACGACACGCTGGTGGTGTTCGGCACCGAATTTGGCCGCTCACCGGGAGCGGAAGGCAGCGGACGCGATCATCATCCTCAAGGCTTTTGCGCCTGGCTGGCCGGGGGCGGCGTCAAGGGCGGAGTTCAACATGGCGTTACGGACGAATTGGGTTTCCACGCGGTCGAGGACCGCCATTACGTCACCGACATCCACGCCACCGTGCTCCATCAACTCGGCCTCGATTCCCGCCATCTCGAGCTCCCCGGCCGCAAACGCCTGGAACTCGACCACGGCGAAGTCATCCGCCCGATTCTGGGATGA
- a CDS encoding tetratricopeptide repeat protein, whose amino-acid sequence MKFARLLAVAAFACLLVQASLAQTADDRFIQIYRAIKQADQFSENGQSSEAYKLYREAQDELRKLQASQPSWNPKVIQYRLGYVADKLSLLAPRVPADVRDTQPAPVTTPASPSPSQINNLAQAAAEAAELRQQLQRMQSEKTLLESKLREALLAQPAAVDPREVAKAEEKVRLLQKENETMRVTLESQKKRLERVVDPAEHDSLRRNLADARKKIDEQERLLARKPAASISNADRDRLEALRKENEILKQQLASRPGTPAPDTSSRRIGNLEQQLKLAQNELAAERSSSGNLRDQLRQAEKESAENRKQLKAREESIADLQKERDTLKRRAQRLPRATPGSTEDPRLAALERESSKLQSDLAATREELKQSQNTAEALRKSNSDLETRLAKASKETAKAAGKESDRIRKLEKERDDLLAQIEASKRSRRGGRATEAAQLQAKLDVLEARKVPFTPEELALFKAPLVQVTPSTAETKSTPAPRKAPALPAEATLLVAEAERAFQNRQLNEAEQKYQALLKLDAKNVNTLANLAVVEMEQNRLDDAEKHLSQAIAELPEDFRSHSLMGILRFRQKRFDDAFESLSKSAKLNPNDAETQNYLGITLSEKGQRIPAEAALRKAIQLQPGYGNAHHNLAIIYTTQKPPFIELARWHYQKSISAGHPRNPDLEKAIDNAATTAKTP is encoded by the coding sequence ATGAAATTTGCCCGATTGCTGGCTGTAGCCGCGTTCGCGTGCCTGCTCGTCCAGGCCAGCTTGGCCCAAACCGCCGACGACCGCTTCATTCAAATTTACCGCGCCATCAAACAGGCCGACCAGTTCTCGGAGAACGGCCAGTCGTCCGAGGCCTACAAATTATACCGGGAAGCCCAGGACGAACTGCGCAAACTCCAAGCCTCCCAACCCAGTTGGAATCCCAAAGTTATCCAATACCGCCTGGGTTACGTCGCGGACAAACTTTCCCTGCTCGCCCCCCGGGTTCCCGCCGACGTCCGCGACACCCAGCCCGCCCCGGTCACAACCCCCGCCTCGCCGTCCCCCTCCCAAATCAACAACCTCGCTCAAGCCGCAGCCGAAGCCGCCGAGCTCCGGCAACAGCTTCAACGAATGCAAAGCGAGAAAACTCTCCTCGAATCGAAACTCCGCGAAGCTCTCCTCGCCCAACCGGCCGCGGTGGATCCTCGCGAGGTTGCCAAAGCCGAGGAAAAAGTCCGCCTCCTTCAAAAAGAAAACGAGACGATGCGCGTCACCCTCGAGTCCCAAAAGAAACGTCTCGAACGAGTCGTGGACCCGGCGGAGCATGATTCCCTTCGGCGCAATCTCGCGGACGCCCGCAAGAAAATCGACGAACAAGAGCGCTTGCTGGCGAGAAAACCCGCGGCTTCCATCAGCAATGCCGACCGCGACCGTTTGGAGGCCCTCCGCAAGGAGAACGAAATCCTCAAACAACAGCTCGCCTCCAGGCCTGGCACTCCCGCCCCTGACACCTCCTCACGGCGCATCGGCAACCTCGAACAGCAACTCAAACTCGCCCAAAATGAACTGGCTGCCGAGCGATCCAGTAGCGGGAACTTGCGCGACCAACTGCGGCAGGCGGAAAAAGAATCCGCCGAAAACCGGAAACAACTGAAGGCCCGCGAAGAATCGATCGCCGATCTCCAAAAGGAACGAGATACACTCAAACGCCGCGCCCAACGCCTCCCGCGCGCCACCCCAGGCTCCACCGAGGATCCTCGCCTCGCCGCCCTCGAACGTGAATCCTCCAAACTCCAATCGGACCTCGCCGCCACCCGCGAGGAATTGAAACAATCCCAAAACACCGCCGAGGCCCTCCGCAAAAGCAATTCCGACCTCGAAACACGACTCGCCAAGGCCAGCAAGGAAACGGCCAAGGCCGCCGGGAAAGAGTCGGATCGCATCCGCAAACTCGAAAAGGAAAGGGACGACTTGCTCGCCCAAATCGAGGCTTCCAAGCGTTCTCGCCGGGGCGGCAGAGCGACAGAAGCCGCCCAGCTCCAGGCCAAACTCGACGTGCTTGAGGCGCGCAAGGTGCCCTTCACCCCCGAAGAACTCGCCCTCTTCAAAGCACCCCTTGTGCAAGTCACGCCGTCCACCGCCGAAACGAAATCAACACCCGCACCCCGCAAAGCCCCGGCGCTGCCCGCCGAAGCCACCCTCCTGGTCGCGGAAGCCGAACGCGCCTTCCAAAACCGGCAACTCAACGAAGCCGAGCAAAAATATCAAGCCCTGCTCAAACTCGACGCCAAGAACGTCAATACCCTTGCCAATCTCGCGGTGGTCGAAATGGAACAGAACCGCTTGGACGACGCCGAGAAACACTTGTCTCAGGCGATCGCCGAGCTCCCCGAGGATTTCCGATCTCATTCGCTCATGGGGATTCTCCGTTTTCGCCAGAAACGTTTCGATGACGCCTTCGAATCCCTGAGTAAGTCCGCCAAACTGAATCCCAATGACGCCGAGACCCAAAACTATCTCGGTATCACCTTGAGCGAAAAGGGCCAAAGAATCCCAGCCGAGGCCGCCTTGCGCAAAGCCATCCAGCTCCAGCCCGGTTATGGCAACGCCCACCATAACCTCGCCATCATCTACACCACGCAAAAACCCCCCTTCATCGAACTCGCCCGCTGGCACTACCAGAAATCCATCAGTGCCGGACACCCCCGCAATCCCGATCTCGAAAAAGCGATCGACAACGCCGCCACCACCGCCAAAACACCCTAG
- the rpsI gene encoding 30S ribosomal protein S9 has protein sequence MSDSKIQEFLGTGRRKTAVARVRLASGSGKIVVNGRAIEAYFCLESQRMTVTQPLSATGTTAKFDVRVSVQGGGPNGQAGATRHGIARALLKADPTFRPVLKAEGFLTRDPRMRERKKYGQPGARKRFQFSKR, from the coding sequence ATGTCGGACTCGAAAATTCAGGAATTTCTCGGAACCGGACGGCGCAAGACGGCCGTTGCCCGCGTGCGACTGGCTTCCGGCAGCGGTAAAATTGTGGTCAACGGACGCGCCATCGAGGCCTATTTTTGCCTCGAATCCCAGCGCATGACCGTCACCCAGCCCTTGAGCGCCACCGGCACCACCGCCAAATTCGACGTGCGCGTCAGTGTTCAAGGCGGCGGCCCCAATGGACAAGCGGGCGCGACCCGTCACGGCATCGCCCGGGCTTTGCTCAAGGCCGACCCCACCTTCCGCCCCGTTCTGAAGGCTGAGGGCTTTCTCACTCGCGATCCTCGTATGCGGGAGCGCAAGAAGTACGGCCAGCCGGGCGCGCGCAAGCGATTCCAGTTCAGCAAGCGCTAA
- a CDS encoding methyltransferase, with the protein MRIIGGTAARRLLKAPSGYAVRPTPDRVKQAVFNSLGDFVSGASVLELFAGTGALGLECLSRGAHRLVAVEKSDRQARFIRENARTAQLDTSALSLRIQDVFPALSQLLAEGERFQLILADPPYGEKNSGHRSRSLAQALLDAPALLELLAENGLFVLGHAKRDQLTLPPSWKAKKSLEHGDNRMLFLFKSPTPPGSPDPATPADPTAG; encoded by the coding sequence GTGAGAATCATCGGCGGAACAGCCGCGCGGCGTTTGCTCAAGGCTCCCTCGGGCTATGCCGTACGCCCCACGCCGGACCGCGTCAAACAAGCGGTCTTCAACAGCCTCGGCGACTTTGTCTCCGGCGCTTCCGTGCTGGAGCTGTTCGCCGGGACCGGCGCCCTCGGCCTCGAATGCCTCAGCCGCGGCGCTCACCGCCTGGTTGCCGTCGAGAAATCAGACCGCCAGGCGCGGTTCATCCGCGAAAATGCCCGGACCGCCCAACTCGACACCTCCGCGCTCTCGCTCCGCATCCAGGATGTTTTCCCCGCCCTCTCTCAACTCCTCGCCGAAGGCGAACGGTTCCAATTGATTCTCGCCGACCCGCCCTATGGAGAAAAAAATTCGGGCCATCGTTCGCGCTCCCTCGCCCAAGCCTTGCTGGACGCACCTGCCCTCCTGGAACTCCTCGCGGAAAACGGACTCTTCGTCCTTGGCCACGCCAAACGGGATCAATTGACCCTTCCGCCAAGCTGGAAGGCCAAAAAGTCCCTGGAGCATGGCGACAACCGCATGCTCTTCCTTTTCAAATCTCCGACGCCACCCGGATCGCCGGACCCGGCAACACCTGCGGATCCGACCGCAGGCTAA
- a CDS encoding N-acetyl-gamma-glutamyl-phosphate reductase, protein MTSSKPSRVAIIGATGYSGEELVRILLHHPGVDLALVTSRPNAGQTVAQVYPKFAHHPKARSLKFVEPDAAKVAREADLAFLALPHGVAAEYALPLLEAGCRVIDLSADFRLRDAQTYEEFYGHEHPAPGWLEKAVYGLPEVYRDQIREASLIASPGCYPTSILLPVLPLVRDRLIHPSSVIASSMSGVSGAGRKAELDYLFCECNESVRAYGVPKHRHLSEIEQEISLAAGEKTTIQFVPHLIPVNRGIHTTIYAAPVPDLRSPEARENFEAAVKASWSQAYSSEPFVRLLDGKNLPDTKNVVGSNLIDIACRLDARTGRLLIFSAEDNIVKGAGGQAVQSMNILCGLPETMGLLAG, encoded by the coding sequence ATGACCTCTTCAAAACCATCACGGGTGGCCATTATCGGAGCCACCGGTTATTCGGGTGAGGAACTCGTTCGCATTCTGCTCCATCATCCCGGTGTGGATTTGGCGCTCGTCACCTCGCGCCCGAACGCGGGCCAAACAGTGGCCCAAGTGTATCCCAAGTTCGCCCACCATCCCAAGGCGCGCAGCCTGAAGTTCGTTGAGCCCGACGCCGCGAAGGTGGCACGCGAGGCGGACCTTGCCTTCCTCGCGCTGCCCCACGGGGTCGCCGCCGAATATGCCTTGCCCCTGCTCGAAGCCGGCTGCCGGGTCATCGATCTCAGCGCGGATTTCAGGCTGCGCGACGCTCAAACGTACGAGGAATTCTACGGACACGAACATCCCGCCCCCGGCTGGCTGGAGAAAGCGGTTTACGGGCTGCCGGAGGTCTATCGTGACCAGATTCGCGAGGCTTCCTTGATCGCCTCCCCGGGATGTTATCCCACCAGCATCCTGCTCCCGGTCCTTCCCTTGGTGCGCGACCGGCTGATCCATCCGTCGTCCGTGATTGCGAGTTCGATGAGCGGCGTCTCGGGAGCGGGGCGCAAAGCGGAGTTGGATTATTTGTTCTGCGAATGCAATGAAAGCGTTCGCGCCTACGGCGTGCCGAAGCACCGGCACCTCTCCGAAATCGAGCAGGAAATCAGCCTGGCCGCCGGCGAGAAAACCACCATTCAATTCGTTCCTCACCTCATCCCGGTCAACCGCGGCATCCATACCACGATCTACGCCGCCCCCGTGCCCGATTTGCGCAGCCCGGAAGCGAGGGAAAATTTCGAGGCCGCCGTGAAAGCTTCCTGGAGCCAAGCCTACTCCAGCGAGCCCTTCGTGCGATTGCTGGACGGCAAGAATCTCCCCGATACCAAGAACGTCGTCGGCAGCAATCTCATCGACATAGCCTGCCGACTGGACGCCCGGACCGGACGCCTGCTGATCTTCAGCGCCGAGGACAACATCGTCAAAGGCGCCGGGGGCCAGGCCGTGCAAAGCATGAACATTCTTTGCGGACTTCCGGAAACCATGGGGTTGTTGGCCGGTTAA
- a CDS encoding DUF1080 domain-containing protein — protein MKTLVSLAALALSWAAAGALQAASVEPGFKSLFNGKDLTGWQGSTDLWSVQDGAITGVTKADPKLTHNTFLVYTGGEVGNFELRLSYRIVNGNSGIQYRSKVVEQGKFGPIVSGYQADFEAGKTYSGILYEERGRGILAQRGQKTAIKEVDGKTKVEVTGQVGKSDEIQAKIKHEEWNEYVVIADGNHLRHFINGVQTVDVVDEQAAKAAKSGVLALQIHTGPPMTVQFKNLRIKQW, from the coding sequence ATGAAAACTCTCGTTTCCCTCGCCGCACTGGCCCTCTCCTGGGCGGCCGCCGGCGCGCTTCAAGCCGCGTCCGTCGAACCCGGCTTCAAATCACTGTTCAACGGAAAAGATCTCACCGGCTGGCAAGGCAGCACGGATCTCTGGTCCGTCCAGGACGGCGCCATCACCGGCGTCACCAAAGCGGACCCCAAACTGACCCATAACACCTTTCTCGTCTATACAGGCGGCGAAGTGGGCAATTTCGAATTGCGCCTTTCCTACCGGATCGTCAATGGCAACTCCGGCATCCAATACCGCAGCAAGGTCGTCGAACAAGGCAAGTTTGGCCCGATTGTCTCCGGCTACCAAGCCGACTTCGAGGCCGGCAAGACTTACTCCGGCATCCTCTACGAGGAACGCGGCCGCGGCATCCTCGCGCAACGCGGACAAAAAACCGCCATCAAGGAAGTGGACGGCAAAACCAAGGTCGAAGTCACCGGCCAAGTCGGCAAATCGGACGAAATCCAGGCCAAAATCAAGCACGAGGAATGGAACGAATACGTCGTCATCGCCGATGGCAACCACCTGCGCCACTTCATCAATGGCGTTCAAACCGTCGATGTCGTGGATGAACAGGCCGCCAAGGCGGCCAAGTCCGGCGTGCTCGCCCTCCAAATCCACACCGGCCCCCCCATGACCGTCCAATTCAAGAATCTCCGCATCAAACAGTGGTAA
- a CDS encoding DUF1553 domain-containing protein, with amino-acid sequence MGCTVNTTTLALFFILVCLFTRANATPAHKAALDQHYDRFLTPSLNHCTTCHRPSPLKEPQSLSEFPHNAFGDRLKRAAAELSQAGKPKALAARLILVGTEDSDGDGTANQAEILLGHNPGDPLDKPNHQELASASRRESEFRQFLSSYRWRPFESITQPKIPATAPHPVDAFLSRARSEQKLSVQKTAPKLILLRRLYQDLIGLNPTPSEQQAFLDDSSIDAYEKVVDRLLADPRHGERWGRHWMDVWRYSDWAGWADGNQVRDSKPHIWRWRDWIIESLNQDKGYHRMLAEMLAGDEIAPLDSNTLRATGFLVRNYKMLSREQWMEDTVKHTFQAFLGVTVGCAKCHDHMTDPISQLDYYRVRSIFDPHHVRTDALPGQADPAKDGLVRAYDLNTNRVTYVLKRGDERHPETNRVAEPGVPAALTGSTSLAPREGRFHTSDLPLPSEAAKPHHRESVRRDLLTAAAAATLQKRKALEAAKPTANPGRLQGLELEVLLEQSRQAALSDLLALERFEEKNGRNSGLWESLARQTVASQRQSALLEAQWDQRRKLDSVSEAKTKFEAANPLDAKTSNTLATARKNLEEAEKQLLAAKREMEKPLSTEFKPRAAETFPASSSGRRLRLAEWIADPKNPLTARVAVNHVWLRHFGRGLAPNPANFGRLGGTPDHPELFDWLAAEFVAREWSLKWLHRLLVTSETYRLNSTPDEPNLAIDPDNRFYWRMMPRRLEAEAVRDSLLHASGSIQQTMGGPEIDHQLGLKSTRRSVYLRIAPEKEVEFLKLFDGPSVTECYERRPSIMPQQALALGNSSMAIEQARLLATRLSREHRGDESFVQQAYARILGRPPGPEELRLCREFLDRPPQTQAGNPARPRENLVLVLFNHHEAVTVR; translated from the coding sequence TTGGGATGCACCGTCAATACCACCACCCTCGCTCTCTTCTTCATCCTCGTCTGCCTGTTCACTCGCGCAAACGCCACTCCAGCCCATAAAGCCGCGCTCGACCAACACTACGACCGTTTCCTCACCCCCTCTCTGAATCATTGCACGACGTGCCATCGACCATCCCCGCTCAAGGAACCCCAAAGCCTGTCTGAATTCCCCCATAATGCCTTCGGTGACCGGCTCAAACGCGCCGCCGCCGAGCTCTCCCAGGCCGGCAAACCCAAAGCGCTGGCCGCCCGGTTGATCCTCGTGGGCACGGAAGATAGCGATGGAGACGGCACGGCCAACCAAGCCGAAATTCTTCTCGGACACAACCCCGGGGATCCTCTCGACAAACCCAACCACCAGGAACTCGCTTCCGCGTCCAGACGTGAATCCGAATTCCGCCAGTTCCTTTCTTCCTACCGTTGGCGGCCTTTCGAAAGCATCACCCAGCCCAAAATTCCCGCCACCGCCCCCCACCCCGTGGACGCGTTCCTCAGCCGCGCCCGCAGCGAGCAAAAACTCAGCGTCCAAAAAACCGCGCCAAAGCTCATCCTCCTGCGTCGGCTTTACCAGGACCTCATCGGTCTCAATCCCACTCCATCAGAACAGCAGGCGTTCCTCGATGACTCTTCGATCGATGCTTACGAGAAAGTCGTGGACCGCCTGCTCGCAGACCCCCGACACGGCGAACGCTGGGGACGCCATTGGATGGACGTGTGGCGCTACAGCGATTGGGCAGGCTGGGCGGACGGCAACCAGGTCCGTGACAGCAAACCTCATATTTGGCGCTGGCGCGATTGGATCATCGAATCCCTCAATCAGGACAAAGGCTACCATCGCATGCTTGCCGAAATGCTGGCCGGCGACGAGATCGCGCCCCTCGATTCGAACACGCTCCGCGCCACGGGCTTCCTCGTTCGGAATTACAAGATGCTTAGCCGCGAGCAGTGGATGGAGGACACCGTCAAACACACCTTCCAAGCTTTTCTCGGCGTTACTGTGGGATGCGCCAAATGCCACGATCACATGACCGATCCCATCTCCCAGTTGGATTACTACCGCGTGCGCTCCATCTTTGACCCGCACCATGTTCGCACGGACGCCCTCCCCGGCCAAGCCGATCCCGCCAAAGACGGACTGGTCCGTGCCTACGACCTCAATACCAACCGGGTGACCTACGTCCTCAAACGGGGCGACGAACGGCATCCCGAAACCAATCGGGTTGCCGAGCCAGGAGTTCCCGCCGCCCTCACCGGATCGACTTCGCTGGCCCCTCGCGAAGGCCGCTTCCACACCAGCGATCTGCCGCTCCCCTCCGAAGCCGCCAAACCGCACCATCGCGAGTCCGTCCGCCGCGATCTCCTTACCGCCGCCGCCGCCGCCACGCTGCAAAAGCGAAAAGCGCTCGAGGCCGCCAAACCCACCGCGAACCCAGGCCGCCTTCAAGGGCTCGAACTCGAAGTGCTCCTGGAACAATCCCGCCAGGCAGCCTTGTCAGACTTGTTGGCCTTGGAAAGGTTCGAGGAGAAGAACGGGAGAAACAGCGGGCTTTGGGAATCCCTGGCCCGCCAAACCGTCGCCAGCCAGCGGCAATCCGCCCTGCTCGAAGCCCAATGGGACCAACGGCGCAAATTGGACTCCGTTTCCGAAGCCAAAACCAAATTCGAAGCGGCCAACCCGCTCGACGCCAAAACCTCCAACACCCTGGCCACCGCGCGCAAGAACCTTGAAGAGGCCGAAAAACAATTGCTTGCCGCGAAGCGCGAGATGGAGAAGCCCTTGTCCACCGAGTTCAAACCCCGCGCCGCAGAAACCTTCCCGGCGTCCAGTTCGGGCCGCCGGCTGCGTCTCGCCGAATGGATCGCGGATCCCAAGAATCCTCTCACCGCCCGGGTCGCCGTCAATCATGTCTGGCTCCGCCATTTCGGGCGCGGCCTCGCCCCCAACCCGGCTAACTTCGGCCGCCTCGGCGGCACCCCCGATCATCCGGAATTGTTCGACTGGCTGGCGGCAGAATTCGTCGCCCGTGAATGGAGCTTGAAATGGCTGCACCGGCTTCTCGTCACCAGCGAAACCTATCGACTGAATTCCACGCCGGACGAACCCAACCTGGCCATTGATCCGGACAATCGCTTCTACTGGCGCATGATGCCGCGGCGCCTCGAGGCGGAGGCTGTGCGCGACAGCCTTCTGCACGCGTCGGGCTCGATTCAACAAACCATGGGCGGACCCGAAATCGATCACCAACTCGGTTTGAAATCCACGCGACGCAGCGTCTATCTCCGCATCGCTCCCGAAAAAGAAGTGGAGTTCCTCAAACTCTTCGATGGTCCCTCGGTGACCGAATGCTACGAACGGCGGCCCAGCATCATGCCTCAGCAAGCGCTCGCCCTGGGCAATAGCTCCATGGCCATCGAGCAAGCCAGGCTGCTCGCCACCCGCCTGTCGCGCGAGCACCGCGGCGACGAATCCTTCGTCCAACAAGCCTATGCCCGGATCCTCGGACGTCCACCTGGACCCGAAGAACTCCGCTTGTGCCGCGAATTCCTCGACCGGCCTCCTCAAACCCAAGCCGGCAACCCGGCCCGGCCCCGCGAAAATCTGGTGCTCGTCCTCTTCAATCATCACGAGGCGGTCACCGTCCGTTAA